atccattgttataatcctaatgtgatcaatgatcctctatatgaatgatctacactgtaaagggattaaattaccgttacaccctacaatgtatttattccttaaaacacttgaccccgtataaatgatatttcagctaatgtgaaatgagtactccaccatttatgttcgtttggtcaagctcgaaggagatcatcctttgcttactattcgccagatagaagctatagattccatgtttatgatagcgctcccactcaattgcactaccgtgttcccaaaatgtacgtatcaccctgacctaaaagtaggcttaactaacaaatcaaagaacacgaatagcctttcaagattgagcctaatcatatcaggattaagatcatttgatctaggatcaactaggcgatattgacttgaatagatattacggtaagtttaataaatctaagtcaaagttcaatatcggtcccttccgatgcatactccatgcatccaacctgagctttactttaaccaatgttctggaaagaacatagtatttctccaaatacaagtaaactctgttgtagattatcatatcagtaaaaccctgtgtctgataaatctaggaaactttattcacatagtcatgtttactttccaatgtgttgacggcacaataaacaggatcaagtatgtgaaaagggtttcagatgaatttatacattatgtacatataatcatgaaataaatcatgtgaaccatgcaacattaaatgttatttctgatctatattaataagtaaatctgattatattgaaatgagttttatttagggcataaaacccaacaataatataatagcataaatttaaataacccTTACGCTAAAAGGGATCATATATCTATTTTGAAAACCATAactattaaaattctttaaagtTTATCCAGATAAAAATCCACTTataattatttagcattaattTTCTATGTGAATTACAATTAATGTAGATACTAGAGACTTTCCTAATATAATTTACTTTCCTAatataatttagatatttttagtaataaaatttataatcaaTGTAGATtatattgattattatttgaTATGATATATATTGCTATTAATGAGCCCTTTCACACACAGCTCATTTGACAGATTAGTAGCAATTCAAACATGAATTACAATTAAAGTAAATTATGATTAATTCGCCAATGTGTATTTCAAATAGAGTAGATGCCTTAGGTTTtccttatataatataaaacataattagtaataaatatttataattaatgttGATTATATAGACTATTACCTATTATGGTTTACATTGCCATTTATGAGCCCTTTGAGACAGCtcatttgaaaaattagtatcaATCAAAAGCATTTGCAAAgtaaaaatacaattaaaataattactcTTAATTTTCTATGTGAATTGCAATTAATATAGAAACTACATACTTtcctaatataatataaaaacgtAAATTGTAaagaatttataatttatgcTGATTATACAGCTATTACTTGATAAGATATATACAGTTATACATGAGCCCTTTTAGGCACAGCTCGTTAAGAATCcagttacaaaataaaaaacaattttatgAATAAGTCAGCCATCAAAATAGTAACTgctaaaaaatcataatttgtaactctaaaaattatattcaatcAATACATAtccaagtaaatcttaagacacttagtcaaaattaaCCTCTTACTCATGTATGAAGAATTTCATCATATTTGAAACATTGCAAAACTGAATTtccattttttctaatttttagttttcctaataaaactattatttctaatataattGGTATTTAGAGAGAAAACTAACTTTTAGTTTTAACTAGCAATAGAATATAAAACAGAAAAACAGAATTAAACTAAAATCAAAACAGGTTCCAAAATTGTACCCTACTCACATCTtaatgtgtaacaccctaactaacttaggcgtattacgtgatttttaaacgtactgtgcagctcgttgctaatcaacgaggtttatggaaaaacgtgattaattaaaattttgctttttaaataAACtgataaaccatattacaaaagactcgggatcccgattataaaatcatttacaaaaagatttaattgtttaaccattacataaaaataaaggtcgtctaacaaccagttacaaaattcagccttgctgtcccgaggatcgtacgctccaggcctaaccgccccgacatgtacaatctcataagctcgctcacggtccatcagctatagccttgcctttacctacacatgaacataaactgtgagtcgacagactcagtaagaaaagcataataatatcatacataattctaactgccgtgtccaacacgatactgagtcccgctactgccatgtccaacatggtactgagccactactgccatgtacaacatggtactgagttctgaacgttcatagggacggtactattgacacgtaacaacctgatcggtcgaaccggtcatactccggctgctggtcatactccagcctgtaccgacgtgttactatatcctcctgatcggtcgaaccggtcatactccgccgtcggtcatactccagcctgtaccgacggataggtcaatagcaccgaaccaccaaccaagtgtcactgatcggtcgaaccggtcatactccgccgctggtcatactccagcacgtaccgacgtgacaggttggatggttcgaagcctaaatacataactaatgtaatctagcaggcttcctacctgcacgctaaacatgtaatctacatatgcatactgttatactaatcttactccggattccgatttcgggtgtgccgtCAACTCGACCGGaacgaagccgagcggcggacatcggctcctaaaccataaaatcacaacgctataagtgacacgctaaatcacttcctggggactaaaactaggaactaaaagtttccctatcgataaaaagcatggcaatacccctaaaaacataaaaacgaggaaaactagggtccctgaattttccccaaccggtagaccggttgcccaaccggaattccggttctggaaaattcagaaccctcatccggaattccggatgctcaaccggaattccggttcctcgcaggcagcaaacccaaattttcataactcgaccaattcaaccccaaattgatccaaactttccagacctgttctataccttccctagaacatttcgaaggcctcaaactaacccagaaatcacagattcaaaaatcaccatgtgagctccaagctttgagtaaaaactcaaacttggctaaagctcactcacaagcctcaagctagcttagaatcacataatcaagcatagaaatactgcagaaaacaaaacctagttcatgcaacaactacagccaccaatttctcaatttttactttgaaaaccaaacttttgcataagaaaattctagcatgctcaacctaggaatcatacaccacaagtagcttaattaacatctaaaaatcatgatttaacctcagaaatcaacaatcaaactcagcagcaacaacattcaaattaacatgcattaactcatttttttatcaaaaattccaagaaGACCAAGAAGGACAAGTAAGagatacataccacaatcaagagttcctaaaaagtgatgaatcaagcttgaaaaacccagcctttgaatccccaatacccagccgaaaaagagagagagctttgagtgtgtgagttttgaaattttctttctaatttgactaagtgtggaTTTTAAGAGAAAAAGAGATTATAAGGCATTTACcatattatttcagccaactaaaataaacaattaacatttattttccatttcataaaatcacaaaagacaaaatactaatggggcaaaaagaccattttgcccctccaccataaaatcacataaatcatactaaaggggtatttttttgggaaattctaaattcccggccattcccgacattcccaatgtctaaaacccgtccccaaactaataacatgctaagttgtgatttctactgagccaaacgccgagttccaaaataccggacaccggaaatgcgaaatataaaaactactgataacataatcatgcatttctgaattccataaataacagtaataaattatttaaatagctataaataatttcataattaatcacaatcaactgataatttctaaattaattaagcgggctttacataatGCATATTTTCAAACTCCTTGATAGAAGTCCCATATGCAACCTTGCCATATTTTCTCTACTGTCATAATATGTCGATCAAGACAAGAGCCTCCAATTAAACATTAACACCTTTCAATCTTGCTATTCATATTAtagaaaaaaacaatttttattaagaaaatatttttacaaactgAAATTATCATACCAAACGAAATACCTTACTAGTCTTATCAAAAAAACATTTTACCACCATACTGGTTTaccaaaaaacaaaacaaaccatACTGGCTTACATAAACTTGACTGATCGTAACTAATGAAGCACCCAAAAGTGTAAAccacaaaaaaacaaaacataccacaataattttgtaaaaacaTCGTGACccaataaaagaaagaaaccacATATCCTTTAAAAATTCATCAGTGGAAAAAATCACCATAAGATCAAAACTAATATAGTTtggtaaaaaacaaaatactgGAATAAGGATATTATGAGTTGCAATAAAACTACTCACGAAATCCAATAACAAAAAACTGGGATTTAAATTCTATATTTGGAACAACCTATGCATATTTCAAAAAAACTGAAGAAACGAAAGCAAATTCTGGGTTCCAACGAAGAATCAAACATTCACAAATAAAACAACATCCAAACATTTTTACAGAGAAAAAGACTCTTGATCAGATTGATCGAAAGAGAAAACATATACATGCAAATTAAATCACaaattcaaaagaaaatctGACTCAAAAAGTTATGCATCAAAATATTTCTAAAGTAAATAAAAGATAAACGACATTAAGAAAAAACTAACCTTCTCCCACATAGATAATGACCTAAAAACTTTCAACACATCCCAATTGCTTCAGAGAATCGGCTGAAGAAAGAGTGACCCCATCCTAAGCCGACCCCAAACATCCCAAATCAAGCCCTAACCTTCTTGGAGAGTCGTGTGACGACAGTAAGCAGCAGCTCCGGCGAGTTGACAGACGGTGAAGCAAGAGCAAGCAATAAAGGATGAGGAAGCGAAAATATATCGATCAATACTCTTGATCACTCCATATTGCCCTTATTACAACACACATAATATATGCACTCAAATACTAAACACATAGAATCAGTAATATCACGTCATGTGcaatatttgaaaatatatttagaattgGATGCACATATCAATATTATTACTCTAATAGAGtattattatagtttatattaTAAAAGCTTTAATTTATCTAGCTAGTTAGGCCATGGACCAAGTAACGTCAACAACACCCAAATTAGTATCAAGTCCAAAAGCATTCCACACAGCATTAGAACCATCAACAATATTATTTCTACAAGGCGGTTGACCGGCATGTTCGTCATCACAACCGTTTCGGAAATCACACTCATCTACAACCTTCGCGGTTGTGGTTCTCCCATTAGTAGCCCTAATCTTAATCATCTTCCCACACCTTGATCCGTCGTTGTACCAACCAGTGGAAAGAGCAACAACTCTCTCGTCGTTAGAATGGTATCTCTCGTCGCACTCTGACGGCCCACCACCATCGCCACCTTCACTAAAATCGTTGTTAGTCAATTTTGCTAATGTGGACGATGTCACTGGCGGTGAGCACTTGTATTTTGGGTAACTTTTTGCCCCACAAGTGAGCGTACCTGAAGATTTACACGTTCCTGATCCACCTCCAACTCCACCACATATATTGGTTCCGATGTCAGGGTCGTCGTTGCACTTTCCGTTGATACAAATTAGTTGACCGTCACAATCGTTTAGGGTACGACATGGGCCGTTACAAGAAGAGATGGCATCCAATTGAAGAGGAAGGAGTACTAGGATGTTGAAGGATAaggaaataattaataatgtaaGACTAGCCATTTTGTGTTATATAACAATACAACTTTCCAGTTCATAACAAAAATCTAATAAGTACAATAattcttaataaaaaataaattaatatgtttACATCAACGTATATTTAAATAAGTATATAATCAAGTAactcatattaaaataaatgagttTTTTGTagtataaatatctaattttaactttcgattgtaaataaatatttaagtttaatttttgacagtaataatacctaagctAAAATTCTGAAACTTCTCTAGGTACCTAACTATTAAGTGTTAACTTAATTGCCACATGACAGACCTTAATTAGTCTagatcattaaattttattttttaattaaaaattaattaaaatatatcaataaaaaataacacgtgTATAATAACTTGACACTTAATGGCCAAGTAACTAGAaaagttctaaaaatataacttaggtattattaccgtaaaaaaattaaacttgtatATTTATCTGCAATAAAGAGTTACACTTAAGTATTTACACcacaaattattcaaaaataaattaataaacttttttaattcatattaaaataaattaatattacagATGATTGTGTAAttggtttaaattttatttgtaggGATGCTAATCAAGTAGCACATACTGTAGCCAATCATGCATTGTAAATAATGTTACATGTGGTATTTGGATTGGGATTGAactttaaaactatttttacaCGTAAACAAATATGCATACTTTTCAATACCGAGTTGTATTAACATTAAACCATTGTTAGAGGAGTTCATGTTGTTAGTGTTTTGAGTTGTTACTACCTAGCAGGTACTAGTAGTTTGTAACAACCAAAAGCTTTGTAAAATACCTCTTTCTGTccgattttgtatttttcacaCACTCCGTGATCTAACGTCATAATTGCTTCAATCcctctatgatctataaattttgCGGTCCTTGATGATTGGATTGCAATAATATTTCCCACCGCATACTTGTGTGCGAAGCTATAGTATTTTTGCAAGTGTCGTAGAA
This region of Cannabis sativa cultivar Pink pepper isolate KNU-18-1 chromosome 7, ASM2916894v1, whole genome shotgun sequence genomic DNA includes:
- the LOC115697909 gene encoding kiwellin-like, with amino-acid sequence MASLTLLIISLSFNILVLLPLQLDAISSCNGPCRTLNDCDGQLICINGKCNDDPDIGTNICGGVGGGSGTCKSSGTLTCGAKSYPKYKCSPPVTSSTLAKLTNNDFSEGGDGGGPSECDERYHSNDERVVALSTGWYNDGSRCGKMIKIRATNGRTTTAKVVDECDFRNGCDDEHAGQPPCRNNIVDGSNAVWNAFGLDTNLGVVDVTWSMA